From the candidate division WOR-3 bacterium genome, the window GTAAAAAAAGATTTTTTCAGAAAAAGAGTTTTTTCCAATTCTCGCAAATACAAAATACCTTCCTGCAGAAAGGGTGTTGACTCTTGAAAAGTCGTCTAAGTCGCGTGTGAAAACATGGGTTCCCGCTGAGAAAGATCCCCCGCAAAGCTGAACAACTTCTCTTCCTGTGACGTCGAAAATTCCGATGGATACTTTTGTCATCTCGGGAATTGAAAATTCAACTTCGAGAATCCTTTCGGACACAGATGACCTGAACTGGACATCCGGTGTGTTCACCGGCGGGATTTGCTCCTCTACGCGGTTTGACGTCTCGTATGTTATGGTGTAGTAACCCAGTGGCGCGGTGAATGGATCTTTTTGCGTCCTTCCCGAAGAGTCGCTCGCCTGGATAAAGTAATCTATGGTCAAAAAAGCCTCACCCACGGGCTGCGGCAAATACAGAAAAAAACTGTCATCAAAACCCGGCACTCTATTCATAACTTCGTAATTCACGAACTGTGTTTCAGAAGATAGCTTCCAGAAAAAGAAAACCGAATCGGTTTTTACACCTGATCCGCTGTATGGATGCACGAAAGCCCTGACCCTTGAATCTGCAGTGTCTATGTAGGGGTCATGGTCGACGTAGAGCATTCCCGGATCGAATATCGCCATAGTCCTGCAGTGAATCGCGTCCGTCGGTTCAAAACCGGAAGCCCCTGTGTATTGAAAACCTACTGCGTCGTAACCCTGCATCTCCCTCTCGTAGAAATTGAGAGCCGCGGTGTCGTAGGTCGTCACGCCGGTCAACGGAACATAGACTTTTCCGTTCAGAATAAGGCTGTTGACGTAGGCGGCTTCTATACCGTCAGGGCAGTTAAGCCTGACCACTTCATAGTTCTCTCCGTAGCAGTTCGTCAGAGAAGATATCTGGGCGGCGAGTTGGTTTAAGTTGTAATCATCAATACCATTCGTTATAACTGCCACTTTAGTTTCCGAAAGAAATTTTGCGTAGCAGTCTATGTGGTTTATATAACTTCCGAGAGGATCGCTGAAGGTGTAATAGGTCTGAATTCCCCAGTAGGCGAGCATCAATGAGTTGACCGAATCAACGGAAAGAGAAGGGTTGTCGTCAAAGTACACGTTGTTGCTCGACATTGCCGTTCCGTGGCCGTCGCACATCATGTTCCCGCCTGTGTGCGCCAACAAGGTCTTCCACAGGTTGATCCCGAGAGCCGGGGCTAGATCCCAGTTGGACTCGTCGTCGTCTATCCTGCCGTGGGTGTACCTTCTGTTGTAGACGTGGTCGGATATTCCAATGGAGTCGGTTCCGTCGAAAAGCATCCAAGGTCCGTAGTCCCTCGTCCAATATGATTCTGTCTGAGTAGATACAAAACTTACGTCGGAAAGAGAGATTCCGTGGCTGACAAAAGCCGACTGAGCCGAAGAGACGTTGCTCGCAAGGCAAGTGACATGAAGGTCTTGAGCAAGCTGTGATATCAAATCCCAGGGAAGACCAACGGGGTACCTTATCAAAACCGACACAGCGGGTTCCCACTCCGCGCACATCCTGACCAGCGGAGTCGGGGGATCCGTCGGCACTATTACATCCCTAATCATACTAGGGTAATTTTCCGGCAGGAGAGGTTTCAGGGGACCGGGATCGTGCGGAGAATGATCTATTGACATGCCGTCTTCGATCCTCTCTCCTGTTCTGCGGGGGCTGATATCACACTGTAGCGGTGTCGAAAATTGGCTTTGAGACAAAATCAAAAAAAACACGATTGATAACATGAGCTACCTTTCCTTTCGCTTTTCCATCTCCAGCCTCTCTTTCAAAAAGAAGTACCTCTTTGAAGATACGTCGTTCGAAAGAGCTCTGTAGAGAGCTTTGGTGTCGCCGACAATGATGACTATTTCTTTTCCTCTCGTAACAGCCGTGTAGAGAAGATCCCTCGCGAGCATGACGTAATGACCGGAATATAGGACTATCACTACCGCGGGGTATTCCGTGCCCTGGGACTTGTGAACCGTGACTGCGTACCCCAAGACGACATTATCTATCTTTTCATTTTCTATCTCAACAGTTTTGTATGAAAAATCGACCGTCAGAGAGTGTTTTTTTTCTTCGACCACGATGCCGGTGTCTCCGTTGAAAATTTCAAGGTCGTAGTCGTTCTGAACCTGAAGGACCTTGTCGCCGAGAGATGGCCGTCGAGTTTTACCGGGGTTGAAAAGTTCTGCGAGTTTTTTGTTAAGCTCCGAAGTTCCTACTTCACCACCGTTGACAGGTGTTATTACCTGGACGGCTTCGGGTGTTCTGCAGCCGTACCTTTTCTTCATCTCTATTCCTGCTATTCTGCATACCTCATCGGAAATTTCCGACGCACCCTCTTTTTTCACAAATACGAAATCCTTCGGGTTGAAATTCGGTTTTTTGCCTTCGAGAATATTTTTGGCTCCGGATAAAATACCGCTTTCGGAGTTTTGTCTGAAGACTTCTTCCAGCTTCAGAGCGGGTATAGAACCGAACTGGACAAGGTCTCTGAAAAAAATTCCGGGACCTACAGGCGGCAGTTGATCTGCGTCCCCGACAAAAACTATTTTTGTCTCTTCCCCCAGAGATTCGAGCAAACTCGAAGCCAGAAAAATATCCACCATCGAGCTCTCGTCCACTATAACTAGGGTTTCGTCAATTCTCTTTAAAGAATTGAAGGTAAAAGCTCCGGTCGCGGGGTTGTACCCAAGAAAACGATGGATGGTTCTGGCTTTTTTGCCGGTGATCTCCTCAAGCCTTTTCGCCGCACGTCCTGTGGGCGCGCAGAGTTCGATCCTCCCGTCGTAGAACTGGGCGATTTTTTTTATGAGCGTCGTCTTTCCCGTGCCTGGCCCGCCGGTGATGACGCTTATAGAAGACAGCCCGATGTTCCAAAGCGCTTTTTCCAAAGGATTTGACGGTTTTTCAGCCCCATTTGCGCTTTTCATATAGTCTTTATTTTTAGACATAATCCTCAAAATTTCTCCGCAGACAGTCTTTTCAGCCCTATAAGTCGAAAATGGGTATGCGTAATTTTGCCCTGAAAAGCTTTCGATCCTGACAAGGTTTTTATGGATCATTTCGTTGAAAATCACAGAAATTTCAGAAATTTCTACCTGGGTTATTTTTGAAACTTCTCTGACAAGCATTTGGGCGGGATAACAAGTGTGACCCAGTGAAACAGCTTCCGACAGAACATAATCCAACGCAGCCTTCAACCGAAGCGGAGAATTCATGTCTATTCCCATTTCAAGAGCAATTTTGTCAGCCCTCTTAAAACCTATTCCGCCTACAGTTTCAGACAAAATCCAGGGGTTGGTCTTCAGGACTGACACGACATTTTCAGCCCCTACCTCTTCGACTATTTTCTCCGCGGTCCTGGGTCCAACACCGTATTTGGAGACATACACAAAAGCGTTTCTCCGGCTAGAATCTTTTTTCCATTCTTCCGCTATTGATTCGACGAGGGATTTTTTAAGTCCTTTGACTTCTCTGAGCCGAAAAGGCTGATTTTCTAGAACCTCCGACGTCTTCTCTCCAAATATCTGTACTATTTTTTGAGCCGTCTTCGGTCCCACCCCTTTGATTTTGCCGCTTGAGAGGAAAGCGAGTATTCCTCTCACAGAATCTGCTTCTTCAGGAAACGATGAAGTGACGTTGAATTGGACGCCAAACTTGGGATGAACGGTCCATTCTCCTGTCAATCTGTAAAACCTTCCAATTAATGGGAAAGGGATATTTCCTGCAGCGATAAAATCTTTTGAATTCCTGAATTTGGCTACAGCCCAAGCCCTTTCGGAGTGTTCGTATATGATCTTTAGAAGTTCAGCTCTGATTTCCATCCTCATAGAGACGTTGAGAGGAAATCCTTCATCGAATAAAACCCTGTGGTTTGTCCAGAAAACCAGAAAATGGCTTCCAAAGCCCCCCCCGCGAATACTTCTCTCGACACTGCTCTATGGTGGAATTCAAGGAGCTCGCCCCTCCTTGCAAAATAGATCCAATGATCCCCTGGTATATCAGCTTCCCTTATAGCGTGTATTTTCGATATGTCCACTCCAGCCGTTTCGGCCAAAAGAAGGGCTGTTCCGCTCGGTGAATCCTTCTTCGCCTTGTGGTGAATCTCCACTATCTCTGCGTCGTAATTTTTTAAAATCCGGCTGTTTTCCGATATTATTTTGACAAGCAAGTTGACCCCTATAGACATGTTAGGAGAGTAAAAAACCGGTATGGATTTGCTCGCTGAGCCAATTGCGTCTTTATGAGACTGGTCAAGGCCTGTCGTGCCTGAAAAAAAACCGGTTTTGAACTTCAGGCATGTTTCCAATGCTTTTTGAAAACCTTTTGGAGAGGAAAAATCGACGACTACATCTCCCTTGGAGCTGTCTGAAAGCTCTGAACCCGCGTCGTGGATCGACACTATCCTATAACGCTCGTCTTTGTCGATCAGGTCTTTTAAAAGCCTGCCCATTTTTCCATTAGCTCCGTTTAAAATTATACCAACGGGTTTCTTCATTAATTCACCTCAAGAGATAAAACGCCGTATCAATTCTTTTATCGCCGAAAACTCTGTTGTTATTGCTGTCACTTTCATGTCTTTCTTTTCTTCGTCGATTTCCATCCTGTCTGACCTCTGTATGCTGTCTATGTAAGCGTTTCCAGTAGCGTCGTCACTCGTCGGATTCCATCCTTTGTAGGTGACTTTAGGTTTGTATAAAATAACTTTTGCACCCCAGTCGCTCAGCCCTCTGATATAGTCTCCCGTTTTGGAAGTTACGACTATTACAGAATCGGGTTTAATTTTCTGTCTGTCGAAATGCGATATCAAAACGGAAGGTCCCGGATTGTCAAGCCAACCTTTTTCGAAAATTTTAAAGTCTTTGTATACGTTTTTTATCTTTTTCTCGGCGATAATGTTCTCGACGCATTTAGGTTGAAAAGCGGCAAATACTATCTTCAGGTTCTTAATATTTTTCATTTCCTTGAGAAGGGGAATAACATTGTCGAAAAATATAACATGATCATCATAACTTTTTTTGACTTCTTTGTTTATTCTTCCCTTTAAAACCGTCCAATTGTCTTTTCCGAGAAGCCTGGTTCCGAGAATGTTGAACGGAGGTCCTTTTCTTTTTTCTCTGATAAGAGCTTCCCTCATAGCAAGAAGCCTGGGAAAAGTTATTGTCTTCCCGAGTTCGCTCGCTCTTTCCCACATTCTTTTGTATATATGAGCGTAAATTCTGTCTTCATTTATCAGAGTGTTTTCTAATTCCACGACGAGCCAGAATGATTTCATCTTGCCTATCCGTTTAATTTGTTAAGAGGTCGCCCCGACACTGAAAAGAATTAAATTATGTCACGAAAATTCGATACATTAAAGCACAAACATTAATGTACATTTTAGATCAATTATATCACTTTTAGAAAAAATGTCAATACAAGAGCTGTTTTTTCCCTTTTAACAGCCTATTGACGACGTCAAAAAGCAGAAAATTTAAAATCCTGACAAATTATGTCGAAAAAATCAGTCTCTTTTCCAGATTTCTGTTCCAAAGCCGTTAGCGCCGTAAAACGCCCAAACCCCTTTTACATCGTTATCTACACTTCTCATCAGAGACACGCCTATTGTGTTCATGGACCCGTCTGTCCAGGAACAAACAAAATAACTGCCGTCAGAAAATGCTATTCCATCGTAGCTGAAATCTTCGAAAATCCATGATATTGCAAATATGTCGTCATATTCCTCTATGTGCAGAGAGCAAGTGTATTCTGAACTGTCGGAATTTGTC encodes:
- a CDS encoding agmatine deiminase family protein, which encodes MFFLILSQSQFSTPLQCDISPRRTGERIEDGMSIDHSPHDPGPLKPLLPENYPSMIRDVIVPTDPPTPLVRMCAEWEPAVSVLIRYPVGLPWDLISQLAQDLHVTCLASNVSSAQSAFVSHGISLSDVSFVSTQTESYWTRDYGPWMLFDGTDSIGISDHVYNRRYTHGRIDDDESNWDLAPALGINLWKTLLAHTGGNMMCDGHGTAMSSNNVYFDDNPSLSVDSVNSLMLAYWGIQTYYTFSDPLGSYINHIDCYAKFLSETKVAVITNGIDDYNLNQLAAQISSLTNCYGENYEVVRLNCPDGIEAAYVNSLILNGKVYVPLTGVTTYDTAALNFYEREMQGYDAVGFQYTGASGFEPTDAIHCRTMAIFDPGMLYVDHDPYIDTADSRVRAFVHPYSGSGVKTDSVFFFWKLSSETQFVNYEVMNRVPGFDDSFFLYLPQPVGEAFLTIDYFIQASDSSGRTQKDPFTAPLGYYTITYETSNRVEEQIPPVNTPDVQFRSSVSERILEVEFSIPEMTKVSIGIFDVTGREVVQLCGGSFSAGTHVFTRDLDDFSRVNTLSAGRYFVFARIGKNSFSEKIFFYR
- a CDS encoding ATP-dependent RecD-like DNA helicase, with the protein product MRMEIRAELLKIIYEHSERAWAVAKFRNSKDFIAAGNIPFPLIGRFYRLTGEWTVHPKFGVQFNVTSSFPEEADSVRGILAFLSSGKIKGVGPKTAQKIVQIFGEKTSEVLENQPFRLREVKGLKKSLVESIAEEWKKDSSRRNAFVYVSKYGVGPRTAEKIVEEVGAENVVSVLKTNPWILSETVGGIGFKRADKIALEMGIDMNSPLRLKAALDYVLSEAVSLGHTCYPAQMLVREVSKITQVEISEISVIFNEMIHKNLVRIESFSGQNYAYPFSTYRAEKTVCGEILRIMSKNKDYMKSANGAEKPSNPLEKALWNIGLSSISVITGGPGTGKTTLIKKIAQFYDGRIELCAPTGRAAKRLEEITGKKARTIHRFLGYNPATGAFTFNSLKRIDETLVIVDESSMVDIFLASSLLESLGEETKIVFVGDADQLPPVGPGIFFRDLVQFGSIPALKLEEVFRQNSESGILSGAKNILEGKKPNFNPKDFVFVKKEGASEISDEVCRIAGIEMKKRYGCRTPEAVQVITPVNGGEVGTSELNKKLAELFNPGKTRRPSLGDKVLQVQNDYDLEIFNGDTGIVVEEKKHSLTVDFSYKTVEIENEKIDNVVLGYAVTVHKSQGTEYPAVVIVLYSGHYVMLARDLLYTAVTRGKEIVIIVGDTKALYRALSNDVSSKRYFFLKERLEMEKRKER
- a CDS encoding 4-hydroxy-tetrahydrodipicolinate reductase is translated as MKKPVGIILNGANGKMGRLLKDLIDKDERYRIVSIHDAGSELSDSSKGDVVVDFSSPKGFQKALETCLKFKTGFFSGTTGLDQSHKDAIGSASKSIPVFYSPNMSIGVNLLVKIISENSRILKNYDAEIVEIHHKAKKDSPSGTALLLAETAGVDISKIHAIREADIPGDHWIYFARRGELLEFHHRAVSREVFAGGALEAIFWFSGQTTGFYSMKDFLSTSL